Proteins co-encoded in one Jeotgalibacillus malaysiensis genomic window:
- a CDS encoding deoxyribodipyrimidine photolyase: protein MATRWIFGNQLCHELPIVKEADEDDVFLMIEAQSRSTWQHYHKQKLVLIFSAMRHFAAELEEKGYQVDYREADSFEDAWKAHAKEFKPEKVYYTVHTDYRMTQAMKKWEKGLSGIEVEVLDARPLFLLTVEEIKNELKGDGPWKMDPFYRRMRKRLNVLVEGENPVGGKWSFDQDNRKSAKSDTTFTKARSFRPDDITKDVIEKVEKQFGDNPGEIKPFRWAVTRKEALQALNQFIKERLETFGTYQDAMLEGDDFMSHSLLSSSINIGLLTPMEVVSKAEQAYLDGEVPLNSAEGFIRQLIGWREFIRGIYLKKMPKYRDVNNFNHERDLPSFFWDADTDMNCMHESIRPVVEHGYNHHIQRLMVIGNYATLYGLSPQQTADWFNEMYIDAHDWVVLPNVLGMALYADGGVLSTKPYVASGKYINKMSNYCGSCKYNVNHQTEEDACPFNALYWHFLDRHADKLSDNHRMGLVYKQWQKRDADKKKEIIDKGESLLKQ from the coding sequence ATGGCTACACGCTGGATTTTTGGGAATCAATTGTGTCATGAGCTGCCGATAGTGAAAGAGGCTGATGAGGATGATGTGTTTTTGATGATTGAAGCGCAGTCGCGTTCGACGTGGCAGCATTATCATAAGCAGAAGCTTGTGTTGATTTTTTCTGCGATGCGGCATTTTGCAGCGGAGCTTGAGGAGAAGGGGTATCAGGTGGATTACCGTGAAGCGGATTCGTTTGAGGATGCGTGGAAGGCGCATGCGAAAGAGTTTAAGCCTGAGAAGGTTTATTATACGGTTCACACGGATTATCGGATGACTCAGGCGATGAAAAAGTGGGAGAAGGGGCTGTCTGGTATTGAAGTGGAAGTGCTTGACGCCCGTCCGCTGTTTTTACTGACTGTTGAGGAAATCAAAAATGAGCTGAAGGGTGATGGACCGTGGAAGATGGATCCTTTTTACCGAAGGATGCGAAAGCGTCTCAACGTGCTGGTAGAGGGGGAGAATCCTGTAGGTGGCAAGTGGTCGTTCGATCAGGATAACCGTAAGTCGGCTAAAAGCGATACCACATTTACAAAAGCCCGGTCATTCAGGCCGGATGATATCACCAAAGATGTCATTGAAAAGGTTGAAAAGCAGTTCGGAGATAACCCGGGTGAGATTAAGCCGTTCAGATGGGCGGTGACGAGGAAAGAAGCGTTACAGGCACTGAATCAGTTCATCAAAGAAAGGCTCGAAACCTTTGGTACTTACCAGGATGCAATGCTTGAAGGGGACGATTTTATGTCGCACTCACTTCTGTCTTCTTCTATAAATATTGGGCTGCTTACGCCAATGGAGGTAGTCAGTAAAGCTGAACAAGCCTATCTGGATGGAGAGGTGCCGCTTAACTCAGCTGAAGGATTTATCAGGCAGCTCATTGGCTGGCGTGAGTTTATACGGGGAATCTATCTGAAGAAGATGCCAAAGTACCGTGATGTTAATAACTTTAACCATGAGCGCGATCTGCCGTCTTTTTTCTGGGATGCAGATACCGATATGAATTGTATGCATGAGTCAATCCGGCCGGTAGTGGAGCATGGCTACAACCACCATATCCAGCGGCTCATGGTCATTGGCAACTACGCAACACTTTACGGACTCTCACCGCAGCAGACCGCAGACTGGTTCAACGAAATGTATATCGATGCCCACGACTGGGTCGTGCTGCCGAACGTACTCGGGATGGCACTCTATGCAGATGGAGGCGTCCTTTCCACCAAGCCTTACGTCGCATCAGGTAAATACATCAACAAAATGAGCAACTACTGCGGTTCCTGTAAATATAACGTTAACCACCAGACAGAAGAAGACGCCTGTCCATTCAACGCACTCTACTGGCACTTCTTAGATCGGCACGCTGACAAACTCAGTGATAATCATCGGATGGGGCTGGTCTATAAGCAGTGGCAGAAGCGGGATGCTGATAAGAAGAAGGAGATTATTGATAAGGGGGAGAGCTTGCTTAAGCAGTGA
- a CDS encoding short-chain dehydrogenase, which produces MGRLSGKTTIITGAATGIGEATAHVFAEEGAVTVLADVNKDELDQVVSEITSNGGKAVAYEVDVSDEKSVESFAEAIKEEYKTVDVLFNNAGVDQQGGKVHEYPIELFDRIIAVDLRGTFLMSKFIIPLMMDHGGSIINNGSMSGHAADLDRSGYNAAKGGIINFTKATAIDYARHGIRVNSVSPGTIETPLIDELVGSKQEKMGEAFREANKWITPLGRLGKPREMATVALFLASDDSSYVTGEDIKADGGILAYTWPGKMLIEQDEWKKDTE; this is translated from the coding sequence ATGGGACGTTTATCGGGCAAGACGACAATAATCACGGGAGCTGCTACTGGAATCGGTGAAGCAACGGCACACGTTTTTGCTGAGGAAGGTGCTGTAACGGTACTTGCTGATGTAAACAAGGATGAGCTTGATCAGGTGGTAAGTGAAATCACTAGTAACGGCGGCAAGGCAGTTGCTTATGAAGTTGATGTTTCCGATGAAAAGAGTGTAGAGTCATTTGCAGAAGCGATCAAGGAAGAATATAAAACGGTGGATGTTCTGTTCAACAATGCAGGAGTGGATCAGCAGGGTGGAAAGGTACATGAATATCCGATTGAGCTTTTTGACCGGATTATCGCAGTAGACCTTCGCGGGACGTTTCTAATGAGTAAATTTATTATCCCACTAATGATGGATCACGGCGGTTCGATTATTAATAACGGTTCTATGTCAGGACACGCTGCAGACCTTGACCGCTCAGGCTATAATGCTGCAAAAGGTGGCATTATCAACTTTACCAAGGCGACAGCGATCGATTACGCGCGTCACGGCATCCGTGTAAATTCCGTTTCACCGGGAACAATTGAAACGCCGCTCATTGATGAACTGGTCGGATCAAAACAGGAGAAGATGGGTGAAGCATTCCGTGAAGCCAACAAGTGGATCACACCGCTTGGCAGACTAGGGAAACCGCGCGAAATGGCGACTGTTGCACTGTTCCTTGCCTCAGACGACAGTTCATATGTAACCGGGGAAGATATTAAAGCAGACGGCGGGATTCTTGCATATACCTGGCCTGGTAAAATGCTGATTGAGCAGGACGAGTGGAAGAAGGATACTGAATAA
- a CDS encoding transposase, with product MVVGIPEASYHYHIKRMHNVNPDQELEDQIRFIFDAHNGNYGYRRIQAALKSDGLIINHKKVQRIMKKLGLKGLKFRRKSRSYSSYKGTVGNVAKNRLNRRFQTAHPLQKLATDITEFKCLGGGKLYLSPILDMHNSEVISFGVSQHPTLDFVMKPLEEALNLVKYAKYRTTIHSDQGWHYQHYTWVKALKGQKVFQSMSRKGNCIDNALMENFFGLLKQEMYYGEKLRTYEELKKDIETYIHYYNHDRIKQKLAGMSPVQYRLHTSQMAA from the coding sequence ATGGTTGTAGGCATTCCTGAAGCTTCCTATCATTATCATATTAAACGGATGCATAATGTTAATCCGGATCAGGAGCTTGAAGATCAGATTCGATTCATCTTCGATGCCCACAATGGCAACTATGGGTACCGTCGAATCCAGGCGGCACTTAAGAGTGACGGGCTGATCATCAATCATAAAAAGGTTCAACGGATTATGAAAAAGCTTGGCTTAAAAGGCTTAAAGTTCAGAAGGAAATCTAGAAGCTATAGCTCTTACAAAGGTACCGTAGGTAACGTGGCCAAGAACAGGTTGAATCGCCGTTTTCAAACAGCTCATCCTCTTCAAAAGCTGGCAACCGATATTACTGAATTCAAATGCTTAGGTGGCGGAAAGTTGTACCTGAGCCCGATCCTGGATATGCATAATAGTGAAGTGATTTCATTTGGCGTCAGTCAACATCCGACATTGGATTTCGTTATGAAACCATTAGAAGAAGCTCTGAACCTTGTAAAGTATGCAAAATACCGTACAACTATTCACTCTGATCAAGGATGGCATTATCAGCACTATACATGGGTCAAGGCCCTGAAAGGGCAAAAGGTATTTCAAAGTATGTCCCGAAAAGGAAATTGTATCGACAATGCCCTTATGGAGAACTTTTTTGGTTTACTAAAGCAGGAAATGTATTATGGAGAGAAGTTACGCACATACGAAGAACTTAAAAAAGATATTGAAACGTATATCCATTATTACAACCATGATCGAATCAAACAAAAGTTGGCTGGCATGAGTCCGGTTCAATATCGTCTGCATACCAGCCAAATGGCTGCTTAA